One part of the Acetoanaerobium sticklandii genome encodes these proteins:
- a CDS encoding aldehyde dehydrogenase family protein: protein MIECKSPINSEIIATINSTKPDDLEAIYKDSADAFRIWSHLSLKERLKYMQSLRKYLVEMGDELSREISKATGKPVIEAYTSEVLSVIEAIKYYEKTAEDTLSTKKVSSPLYFKPKKSYVEYRPLGTVLVISPWNFPFNLSMVPVISALIAGNSVILKPSFETLAVGKLIERMFTALNFPKKIVQVVYANSNSGLGEKLIDLKPNKIFFTGSTATGKKILKQASEHLIPVELELGGKDPMIVFKDANLERASSAAVWGAFTNSGQVCLSVERAYVQEEIYDEFLSLVKAKIGELWQGTEPYADLGCMTSDNQVSIVKSHIEDAKLKGAELYTKAEMIDNNKFISPVLLSGVNHDMLVMREETFGPVLPVMKFRYEDEAVELANDSIYGLGASIFTSDANKASRVSSKLNAGVIAINEVIVPVANMALPFGGVKASGMGRYHGKEGLLSFVNEVGIVEDTGIKNKEIQWFPYSKNKMNLFKKMVKMLYS, encoded by the coding sequence ATGATAGAATGTAAAAGTCCAATAAACTCTGAAATAATAGCAACTATAAACTCAACAAAGCCCGATGATTTAGAAGCTATCTATAAAGATTCAGCTGATGCATTTAGAATATGGTCACATTTATCTTTAAAGGAAAGATTGAAATATATGCAGTCTCTTAGAAAGTATTTAGTAGAAATGGGAGATGAGCTTAGCAGAGAAATATCAAAAGCTACAGGAAAGCCTGTCATAGAAGCTTATACATCGGAGGTTCTATCGGTGATAGAAGCAATAAAATACTATGAGAAAACTGCAGAGGATACTTTATCTACAAAAAAAGTATCTAGTCCGCTATATTTTAAGCCGAAAAAAAGCTATGTAGAATATAGACCACTAGGTACGGTGCTTGTTATATCACCTTGGAACTTTCCGTTTAATCTATCTATGGTGCCAGTAATTTCAGCACTGATAGCTGGAAATAGTGTAATATTAAAGCCTTCTTTTGAAACTCTTGCCGTTGGAAAGCTTATTGAAAGAATGTTTACTGCCTTAAATTTTCCGAAAAAAATAGTTCAGGTAGTTTATGCTAATAGCAACTCAGGACTTGGAGAAAAATTAATAGATTTAAAACCTAACAAAATATTTTTTACTGGCTCTACAGCTACAGGGAAAAAAATATTAAAACAGGCAAGTGAACATCTGATTCCTGTGGAACTAGAGCTAGGTGGCAAGGATCCTATGATAGTATTTAAGGATGCAAACTTAGAGAGAGCTTCAAGCGCTGCTGTCTGGGGAGCCTTTACAAACTCTGGTCAGGTATGCCTATCTGTAGAAAGAGCCTATGTACAAGAAGAAATATATGATGAGTTTCTATCATTAGTAAAAGCTAAGATTGGTGAGCTATGGCAAGGGACAGAGCCTTATGCAGATCTTGGTTGCATGACTAGTGATAACCAAGTTAGCATAGTAAAATCTCATATTGAGGATGCTAAGCTTAAGGGTGCAGAGCTCTATACAAAAGCAGAAATGATAGATAATAATAAATTTATTTCTCCAGTTTTGCTTAGCGGTGTAAATCACGACATGCTAGTGATGAGAGAAGAGACTTTTGGACCAGTTCTTCCAGTGATGAAATTCAGATACGAGGATGAAGCTGTAGAGCTTGCAAATGACAGTATTTACGGACTAGGAGCTAGCATATTTACTTCAGATGCAAACAAAGCGTCTAGAGTTTCCTCTAAGCTTAATGCTGGAGTAATAGCTATAAATGAAGTTATAGTTCCTGTTGCAAATATGGCACTTCCATTTGGGGGAGTTAAAGCAAGTGGAATGGGACGCTATCATGGAAAAGAAGGGCTGCTATCTTTTGTAAATGAAGTGGGAATCGTAGAAGACACTGGAATAAAGAACAAAGAGATTCAATGGTTTCCTTACTCAAAAAATAAAATGAATTTATTTAAGAAGATGGTCAAAATGCTTTATTCTTAA
- a CDS encoding glycoside hydrolase family 26 protein — translation MKKNLTLLGLALILGLTLLPIEASAESASTVVSLNEYTNQYENHALGYSLHVYQDMKIDESAMDIRTRFVNADTTIDVYYDDFTNELDSFATYKNYGNKSLYNNPLFSVSKSRDIKVSGIKSHLIYYTRPKLSKIKNDKNYYACVEIPRTNKKVYTIIMKSNKPISDFEAIASTFEFTSSSSAMPAYKATKTITRPMSKEAKVFYDETFAQKSNLKFGIFEPTAPYDFSYLKQLQTKLDYDFPVIVRYQHMDEKFPKNEMLTAKLNNKVVELTMQTTKEQGSQEDITYKILNGEYDQYFITYANDLKSINYPVLFRLNNEMNGDWCKYSAYHYGKDADLYVELYRYIYDLFKANGVDNAIFVWNPNERSFPNFAWNHYMSYYPGDEYVDVVGLTGYNTGNYYKGESWRSFERIYDEIYYEYANRFSQPLMITEFGSSSHGGDKPAWIQDMFTKINKYDRIKLAIWWSGVDWDTKGNPARIYKIDESATVIEAVKNGLTRIKK, via the coding sequence ATGAAAAAGAATTTGACATTATTAGGATTAGCATTAATCCTAGGGCTTACCTTACTGCCAATTGAGGCATCTGCCGAGTCAGCATCCACAGTAGTATCGCTTAATGAGTACACCAATCAATATGAAAATCATGCTTTAGGGTACAGCCTTCATGTTTATCAAGATATGAAGATTGACGAATCTGCAATGGATATAAGAACTAGATTTGTAAATGCTGATACGACTATTGATGTTTATTATGATGATTTTACAAATGAGCTTGATAGTTTTGCAACTTATAAAAATTATGGGAATAAAAGCCTTTATAACAATCCTTTGTTTTCTGTAAGCAAATCAAGGGACATTAAAGTAAGTGGAATTAAATCACATTTGATTTACTATACTAGGCCAAAGCTATCCAAAATAAAAAATGATAAAAACTATTATGCCTGCGTAGAAATACCTAGGACAAATAAAAAGGTATACACTATAATAATGAAGTCAAACAAGCCAATATCTGATTTTGAAGCAATTGCTAGCACTTTTGAATTTACATCCTCAAGCTCAGCTATGCCAGCTTATAAAGCTACGAAAACTATAACTAGACCTATGAGTAAAGAGGCTAAAGTATTTTACGATGAGACATTTGCTCAAAAGAGTAATTTGAAGTTCGGTATTTTTGAACCAACTGCTCCATATGATTTTTCATATCTAAAGCAATTACAAACAAAGTTAGATTATGATTTTCCTGTTATTGTAAGGTATCAGCATATGGATGAAAAATTCCCTAAAAATGAGATGCTTACGGCAAAACTAAATAATAAGGTAGTTGAGCTTACTATGCAAACTACAAAGGAGCAAGGCTCACAGGAGGATATAACCTATAAGATTTTAAATGGAGAATATGACCAGTATTTTATTACCTACGCCAATGATTTAAAATCTATTAATTATCCTGTTTTATTTAGACTGAACAATGAGATGAACGGAGACTGGTGCAAATACAGTGCATATCATTATGGAAAAGATGCAGATTTATATGTCGAGCTATATAGATATATTTATGATTTGTTCAAAGCAAATGGAGTAGATAATGCTATTTTTGTATGGAATCCCAATGAAAGAAGCTTTCCAAACTTTGCTTGGAATCACTACATGTCATATTATCCAGGGGATGAGTATGTGGATGTAGTTGGATTAACAGGATATAATACAGGAAATTACTATAAAGGAGAAAGCTGGAGAAGCTTTGAAAGAATCTACGATGAAATATATTATGAATATGCAAATAGATTCTCCCAACCACTTATGATTACAGAATTTGGTTCTAGCTCACATGGTGGAGATAAACCAGCTTGGATTCAAGATATGTTTACTAAGATTAACAAATATGACAGAATTAAACTTGCCATTTGGTGGAGTGGAGTTGATTGGGATACCAAAGGCAATCCAGCTAGAATATACAAAATAGATGAATCAGCCACAGTAATTGAAGCTGTAAAAAATGGATTGACTAGAATTAAAAAGTAA
- the ppx gene encoding exopolyphosphatase, with translation MDTIGIIDMGSNSVRLILVRVFKDLSFRLMDEHKESIRLGDGIDQYSNLKEDKIQDALKTMKMFKRLCDAQNATKIIAVATAAVRKANNGQELIDRIYDETNIDMKVISGKDEAYFDYLAVSHSVFSKDGLILDIGGGSFELVLMKNRELIESVSIPMGSIDFAQKFKIKDPLTKDEEKKMMKFISDKLKEVPWLKSAKNLPLIGVGGTLRNIGKINMLKRNYPIDILHNYEVKTDEVFEIYDELKAMDYESKKSYPGLSSDRADIFIGSLGLVSAIMKQINSDKLIVSGKGVREGLFYNYLLEKNVYVDNPLMLSLENTTKIMGLDLVHSYQVRKLTKRLFDLLKPVHKITDDIGNIIDTSSLLHDAGIIINYYNHHRNSFFVILNSQVNGLSHKELLMSAYTASMHRKNKALENYSRYKLLLDSEDVQKIKKIAIFLRIAESLDKSMSCIVSDLEIEIKKDKVIIKVISKDNPEVELNDARTAMSAFKKLYKLDLIIE, from the coding sequence ATGGATACTATAGGAATCATAGATATGGGTTCAAACTCTGTGAGATTAATACTAGTGAGAGTCTTTAAGGACTTGTCATTTAGACTTATGGATGAACATAAGGAATCCATTCGTTTAGGAGATGGAATAGATCAATATTCTAACCTAAAGGAAGATAAAATTCAAGATGCACTAAAAACCATGAAAATGTTTAAAAGATTATGCGATGCTCAAAATGCAACTAAAATTATTGCTGTTGCAACTGCTGCAGTTAGAAAAGCCAATAATGGCCAAGAGCTTATAGATAGAATTTATGATGAAACTAATATAGATATGAAGGTAATAAGCGGAAAAGACGAAGCTTACTTTGATTATCTAGCAGTTTCCCATTCTGTATTTTCAAAAGATGGATTAATTTTAGATATAGGCGGAGGAAGTTTTGAGCTTGTGCTTATGAAAAACAGAGAGCTTATAGAGTCCGTAAGTATCCCTATGGGCTCAATAGATTTTGCTCAAAAATTTAAAATTAAAGACCCTCTTACAAAAGATGAAGAAAAGAAAATGATGAAGTTTATATCAGACAAGCTAAAAGAAGTTCCATGGCTTAAATCTGCGAAAAATTTACCTCTTATAGGAGTCGGTGGAACACTTCGTAACATTGGTAAGATTAACATGTTAAAACGAAATTACCCCATCGATATTCTCCATAATTATGAAGTTAAAACTGATGAGGTTTTTGAAATATACGATGAACTCAAAGCAATGGATTATGAATCAAAAAAATCATATCCAGGGCTATCATCAGATAGAGCAGATATCTTTATAGGCTCCCTTGGTCTTGTTTCAGCCATTATGAAGCAGATTAACAGCGATAAATTGATAGTAAGTGGTAAGGGCGTAAGAGAAGGCTTGTTTTACAACTATCTGCTTGAAAAAAATGTATATGTAGATAACCCTCTAATGCTATCACTTGAAAACACTACTAAGATTATGGGGCTAGACCTCGTGCATTCATATCAGGTTAGAAAGCTTACTAAACGTCTTTTTGATTTATTAAAACCTGTTCATAAGATAACTGATGATATAGGCAACATAATAGACACTTCATCACTACTTCATGATGCAGGAATAATAATAAACTACTATAACCACCATAGAAATTCATTCTTCGTAATACTTAATTCTCAAGTAAATGGATTGTCCCATAAGGAACTTTTGATGAGTGCTTATACAGCTTCCATGCATAGAAAAAATAAAGCATTAGAAAATTACTCCAGATACAAACTTTTGCTAGATTCAGAGGATGTACAAAAAATAAAAAAAATAGCTATCTTTCTCAGAATTGCTGAGAGTCTTGATAAAAGTATGAGCTGTATAGTTTCTGATTTAGAAATAGAAATCAAAAAAGACAAAGTTATAATTAAAGTTATTTCTAAAGACAATCCAGAAGTAGAGCTCAATGATGCGAGAACTGCTATGTCTGCATTCAAGAAGCTTTATAAACTTGACCTAATTATTGAGTAG